The DNA segment TGTTGTTCCGGTCTGAACTGGTCTCGGTTTTCGTTTCGGTCTGGGCTCATGCGTGAGTCACCTCCGCCAGCGAGGCGGCATCAGCGAGGGCCTCGAGTTTGGCCTCGAAAGTCGAATACGGGAGATAGAACGTTTCGGTGTTGGTCGTCAGATACGCGGTGTCGAAGTCGGAAACCGGCAGTTTGTCGAACACCCACTCGGCCCGGTCGCGAATCGCTTCCGGTTCCTCGAGGAGGGTGTTCTGGCCGTTGAGGAGTCCGAGGGCGATATCGTCCGTCGCGCCGTACTCCTGGATGTTGTAGAGGCTGCCGTCCTGTTCGGTCACGAAGTCGAAGCCTACGGCATCGATATCCGCGTCGAGCAAGTGTGCGTAGACTTTCTCCTCGAGTGCACCGTAAAACGGCTGGACGATGACGTCGGCCTCGGTCGCGGTTGCCACCACGTCGAGTGCCTCGCTGGCGAGTTCATCGATGCCGTCCTCGGGAGCGTTCTCGACGAGCGATGGCTCGAGCAGGAACAGCGTCTCGTGGGCGGGGAAAGCGTCGACCTCGGCTGCGAGATACTCACCGAGTGCCCCGAGAAACGCCTCCTCGTCGCCATAGTGTTCGTCCGTCGCGAGGTCCGCAAGCGTGTATGGACCCGGGAGGACTGCCTGAACGGGTTGGTCAGTGTAGGCGACGGTTTTCTCGAGTTCGGCGGCGACGTCGCCCGAAAAGCCGAGTTCATCCGTGACGACCGGATCACGATAGAAGTTGTTGTTGTCGTAGTAGCGAACGATTCCCTCCGTGTCGACGGCGTCGTTGACTGCCAGCGGGTGTGCCAGCATGTCGTCCCAGCGAAGTTGGCCTTCCGAAATCAGGTCGAGACCGGCCTCGAGTTGGGCGTCGAGAACGGTTTCTCGAGCCTCGTCGTAGACCGCAGTGATATCCTCGGACTCGTCGCCACTGATTAGGTCGTGTTTCTGATGGCCTTTGAGATCCGAGAGGTCGTCCTTTGCCCAGTCCGGGAGCGGGAACAGTCCCGGTGTGGTGGATACGTACTCAGTCATGCGTATGGGGCGCTAGGCTATACCGACGCTTAATATTTTCCATACCGTCTAATGCTTGCGAGTAATTCACTCGGAGTGGAGACGATGACTATCGAATAACTGAACACCACTGCACTCGAGACTGTTAACCAGGTAGTTGGAACCGCCTGCGCCTGATTTGCAGCCCATAATATGATATTACTATCAAATTGGTAGGGTGACAATACTATATTGATATGGTAATTGTATTAAAATGGAGAGTGTACTTGACCGGGGCAAACAAAAAGCGGCATCACTAGTCACAAGGGAAAATTCGGTCTAATCCAAGATCAAACCTGCGAGGAAGAAACTGGCCAATAAACGGCTCGAGAGGGGGTGTCAGATCGAATACTCGAGCTGGTTCACAACATACTCGAACAGTGTCACTGGTACAACTCGAGGATCGTCAGCGTCTCGAATGGGAACGATTCGTCGGCGACCGCTGCAACACTGAACCCCGCTTCGCCCGCCGTTTCGACGACGGCGTCGACGCCGGTGAGACTGCTCACGAGCAACAATACAATACCACCGGGCGCGAGCACACGGGCGACCCGCTCGAGGAACGGATCGATGACCGCCCGCCCGTCTTCACCCCCGGAGAGGGCACGTTCCATCCAGTCGTCCCACTCGTGGTCCGGCTCGGTGGGAAGATACGGTGGATTGAACACGACAGCGTCGAAACTCCCGTCGGAAAAGGGTGAGACGAGGTCGGCACGCACCGCCTCGAGACCGCGTTCTCTGGCCTGTTTG comes from the Natronosalvus amylolyticus genome and includes:
- a CDS encoding HemK2/MTQ2 family protein methyltransferase; amino-acid sequence: MDLADRRGLETDVYQPAEDSQLLASIACGRLETLETRLDSLEESRSTPSNGLRVLEVGTGSGYVADQIATETEGRVVAADLNPHAVKQARERGLEAVRADLVSPFSDGSFDAVVFNPPYLPTEPDHEWDDWMERALSGGEDGRAVIDPFLERVARVLAPGGIVLLLVSSLTGVDAVVETAGEAGFSVAAVADESFPFETLTILELYQ
- a CDS encoding 5-methyltetrahydropteroyltriglutamate--homocysteine methyltransferase; protein product: MTEYVSTTPGLFPLPDWAKDDLSDLKGHQKHDLISGDESEDITAVYDEARETVLDAQLEAGLDLISEGQLRWDDMLAHPLAVNDAVDTEGIVRYYDNNNFYRDPVVTDELGFSGDVAAELEKTVAYTDQPVQAVLPGPYTLADLATDEHYGDEEAFLGALGEYLAAEVDAFPAHETLFLLEPSLVENAPEDGIDELASEALDVVATATEADVIVQPFYGALEEKVYAHLLDADIDAVGFDFVTEQDGSLYNIQEYGATDDIALGLLNGQNTLLEEPEAIRDRAEWVFDKLPVSDFDTAYLTTNTETFYLPYSTFEAKLEALADAASLAEVTHA